A genomic region of Lachnoclostridium edouardi contains the following coding sequences:
- the asnB gene encoding asparagine synthase B, whose protein sequence is MCSIMGFCGSGVTYDLFKKGFDKTISRGPDDTKIIDIGKGILGFHRLAIMGLHPEGMQPFEMDGSYVVCNGEIYGFEEIREGLIQKGYSFVSESDCEILLPLYKELGVEMFSMLDAEFALIMYDKGEDKFIAARDPIGIRPLYYGYDESGVICFASEPKNLVGIVEKIMPFPPGHYYIDGQFISYRDLTVVEKICYDDVEVICKNIHDKLVSGVEKRLVADAKVGFLLSGGLDSSLVCAIATKKSKEPIKTFAIGMSEDAIDLKYAKQVADYIGSDHTEVIMSKDDVIAYLETVIELLGTYDITTIRASMGMYLVCKAIHENTDIRVLLTGEISDELFGYKYTDFAPSAEEFQKESAKRIRELHMYDVLRADRCISVNSLEARVPFGDLDFVEYVMSIDPEKKLNKYGKGKYLLRHAFEGNYLPEEILYREKAAFSDAVGHSMVDYLKAYAEVKYTDEEYEERRKKYSYARPFTKESLLYREIFEKYYPGQASMVVDFWMPNKEWEGCNVADPSARVLANYGDSGK, encoded by the coding sequence ATGTGTTCTATAATGGGTTTTTGTGGCAGCGGTGTCACTTATGATTTATTTAAAAAGGGTTTTGATAAAACCATATCCAGAGGTCCAGATGATACGAAAATTATTGATATAGGCAAAGGAATTTTAGGATTTCACAGACTGGCGATTATGGGGCTTCATCCGGAAGGCATGCAGCCATTTGAAATGGATGGAAGCTATGTGGTATGTAACGGTGAAATCTATGGATTTGAAGAAATAAGGGAAGGTTTGATACAAAAAGGCTACTCATTTGTCAGTGAAAGTGATTGTGAAATATTATTGCCGCTATACAAAGAGCTTGGCGTAGAGATGTTTTCTATGTTAGATGCGGAATTTGCACTGATTATGTATGATAAAGGAGAAGACAAATTTATTGCTGCCCGTGATCCCATTGGTATTCGTCCATTGTATTACGGGTATGACGAAAGCGGAGTGATTTGTTTTGCCAGTGAGCCGAAGAACCTGGTAGGGATAGTCGAAAAGATTATGCCTTTTCCACCCGGACATTATTACATAGATGGCCAATTTATCTCTTATCGCGATTTAACGGTAGTGGAAAAAATTTGTTATGACGATGTGGAAGTGATTTGCAAAAATATTCATGATAAGCTGGTTTCCGGTGTGGAAAAGCGACTGGTCGCAGATGCAAAGGTAGGCTTTTTATTATCAGGCGGATTGGATTCTTCCCTTGTATGTGCCATAGCGACAAAGAAATCCAAAGAGCCCATTAAAACCTTTGCCATAGGGATGAGCGAGGATGCCATTGATTTAAAGTATGCAAAGCAGGTAGCGGATTATATTGGCAGTGACCATACAGAGGTAATTATGTCAAAGGATGATGTGATTGCTTATCTTGAAACGGTGATAGAGCTTCTCGGAACCTATGATATTACTACTATCCGGGCAAGCATGGGAATGTATCTGGTATGTAAGGCAATTCATGAGAATACAGATATCCGGGTTTTGCTGACGGGAGAAATATCAGATGAACTGTTTGGTTATAAATATACTGATTTTGCACCAAGCGCAGAGGAATTTCAGAAGGAATCGGCAAAAAGAATCCGAGAGCTTCATATGTATGATGTGCTTCGTGCTGACCGTTGTATTTCTGTAAATTCCCTGGAGGCAAGAGTTCCCTTTGGTGATTTGGATTTTGTGGAATATGTAATGTCAATTGACCCGGAAAAGAAACTGAACAAATACGGCAAGGGTAAGTATTTGCTTCGTCATGCCTTTGAAGGTAATTATCTTCCTGAGGAAATATTGTATCGCGAAAAGGCGGCATTTTCAGATGCAGTAGGACACTCTATGGTGGATTATTTGAAAGCCTATGCAGAAGTGAAATATACAGACGAAGAATATGAAGAGAGACGAAAAAAATATAGTTATGCCAGACCTTTTACCAAGGAATCATTGCTGTATCGCGAGATTTTTGAGAAATATTATCCCGGTCAGGCAAGTATGGTAGTGGATTTCTGGATGCCGAATAAGGAATGGGAAGGCTGTAATGTGGCTGACCCATCAGCCAGAGTGCTTGCAAACTACGGGGACAGTGGGAAATAA
- the purC gene encoding phosphoribosylaminoimidazolesuccinocarboxamide synthase — protein sequence MQKGEQLYEGKAKKVFLTENPDVLIVSYKDDATAFNGQKKGTIVGKGAINNRMTNHLFQIIEEEGVPTHYVQELNDRETAVRRVEIVPLEVIVRNIAAGSFSKRLGVPEGQELSEPTIEFSYKNDKLGDPLINSYFARALKLATPSEIETIKKYAFMVNDILKIEYLKAGLQLVDFKIEFGRFHGKIILADEISPDTCRLWDVESGEKMDKDRFRRDLGNVEEAYIEVARRMGITIGEE from the coding sequence ATGCAAAAAGGCGAGCAATTGTATGAAGGAAAGGCAAAGAAGGTCTTTTTAACCGAGAATCCGGATGTGCTGATTGTTTCTTATAAGGATGATGCAACAGCATTTAACGGTCAGAAAAAGGGAACGATTGTAGGAAAAGGTGCCATTAATAATCGTATGACCAATCATTTATTCCAGATTATTGAAGAGGAAGGTGTGCCAACACATTATGTTCAGGAATTAAATGATAGGGAAACGGCAGTACGGCGCGTAGAAATTGTGCCTTTGGAAGTAATTGTGAGAAATATTGCAGCCGGCAGCTTTTCCAAGAGATTAGGGGTTCCGGAGGGACAGGAGTTGTCAGAGCCTACCATTGAGTTTTCATATAAAAATGACAAACTTGGGGATCCGCTTATAAACAGTTATTTTGCAAGAGCACTTAAACTTGCAACACCAAGTGAAATTGAAACGATTAAAAAATATGCCTTTATGGTAAATGACATTTTGAAAATAGAGTATTTAAAAGCTGGACTGCAATTGGTTGATTTTAAAATTGAGTTCGGGCGTTTTCATGGAAAGATTATTCTTGCGGACGAGATTTCACCGGACACATGCAGACTTTGGGATGTGGAAAGCGGAGAAAAAATGGATAAAGACCGTTTCCGCAGAGACTTGGGAAATGTAGAAGAGGCATATATAGAAGTTGCAAGAAGAATGGGAATTACAATTGGAGAGGAGTAG
- a CDS encoding adenylosuccinate synthase produces MLTSIVGTNWGDEGKGRMVDLLSEKYDIVVRYQGGNNAGHTVINEKGKFVMNLMPSGICREDTVNILGPGIVIDLEHLYGEVKKLEEKGIVLTPEQLKISDRATICMPYHKLMDCLEEDRLQDKKFGSTRRGISPVYADKYMKKALRMGDLLHLDTLKGRLKDIVEWKNLTVEKGYEHKAILPDEMYQWLEKFGEFFVPFICDTTQYLSEAIAEGKSVMFEAQLGALRDIDFGIYPYTSASTTLAFYAPIGAGVPFAKLDESIGIMKAYSSCVGEGPFTCELFGEEAEKLREAGGEYGAATGRPRRVGGFDVVASRYGTKMQGCTYVALTKLDVLSYMEEIPVCVAYEIEGQRVDTFPSGIEELIAAKPIYEYLPGFHSDISGCRTPEDLPKEALDYIRYIESVIECPIKYVSVGAERDAYITMF; encoded by the coding sequence ATGCTTACATCAATTGTTGGAACCAACTGGGGAGATGAAGGAAAAGGTCGAATGGTAGACCTTTTAAGTGAAAAGTATGATATTGTTGTCCGTTATCAGGGTGGAAACAATGCAGGACATACCGTAATCAATGAAAAAGGCAAGTTCGTAATGAATTTAATGCCTTCCGGGATATGTAGAGAGGATACCGTTAATATACTGGGACCGGGTATTGTTATTGATTTGGAGCATTTATACGGAGAAGTGAAAAAACTGGAGGAAAAGGGAATTGTACTGACACCTGAGCAGTTGAAAATCAGCGACAGAGCAACTATATGTATGCCATATCATAAGCTGATGGATTGTTTAGAGGAAGACAGGCTGCAGGACAAAAAGTTTGGTTCTACCCGTCGAGGTATTTCTCCTGTTTATGCAGATAAGTATATGAAGAAGGCTCTTAGAATGGGAGATCTACTTCACCTGGATACATTAAAAGGACGTTTGAAAGATATTGTAGAATGGAAAAATCTGACTGTAGAAAAAGGATATGAGCATAAAGCCATATTGCCGGATGAGATGTATCAGTGGCTTGAGAAGTTCGGTGAATTTTTTGTGCCCTTTATCTGTGATACAACACAGTATCTTAGTGAGGCAATCGCAGAGGGCAAATCCGTAATGTTTGAAGCGCAGTTAGGAGCACTTAGAGATATTGATTTTGGTATCTATCCATATACTTCGGCTTCTACGACTTTAGCGTTCTATGCACCAATAGGTGCAGGTGTTCCTTTTGCGAAGCTGGATGAAAGTATCGGTATTATGAAAGCATATTCCAGCTGTGTAGGGGAAGGTCCGTTTACTTGTGAATTGTTTGGAGAAGAGGCAGAGAAACTACGTGAGGCAGGCGGAGAGTATGGTGCGGCAACCGGCAGACCAAGAAGAGTTGGTGGATTTGATGTGGTTGCATCCAGATATGGTACTAAAATGCAGGGCTGTACGTATGTTGCACTTACAAAGCTGGATGTATTGTCTTATATGGAAGAAATTCCTGTCTGTGTTGCATATGAGATTGAGGGACAGAGAGTAGATACATTCCCATCCGGTATAGAGGAATTAATTGCAGCAAAACCCATTTATGAATATTTGCCGGGATTTCACTCTGATATCAGCGGTTGCCGGACACCGGAGGATTTACCCAAAGAGGCGTTAGATTATATCAGATACATTGAAAGCGTAATTGAATGTCCTATTAAGTATGTATCTGTTGGAGCAGAGCGAGATGCGTACATTACCATGTTCTAG
- the guaA gene encoding glutamine-hydrolyzing GMP synthase → MQNQKILILNFGGQYDQLIARRVRECNVYCEVKPYTMTLQEIKDFNPIGIIFTGGPDSVYKENSYHPAEGIFELNIPILGICYSCQLLAHHLGGKVVAAGEDNAREYGKTITFYDNTCLLFEDLPEEGVSWMSHGDYMEKVPKGFKLTAHSEKCPNVAICDEDRMFYGVQFHPEVNHTANGKKMIRNFLYKVCNAVGDWTMEGYMHRCVEEIRQKVGTGQVLLALSGGVDSSVCAALFAEAIGKQLTCVFVDHGLLRKKEGDEVEAAFRRWDIHLIRVDAKERFLNRLAGVTEPEQKRKIIGEEFIRVFEEEGKKIGQTDFLAQGTIYPDVIESGKENAETIKSHHNVGGLPDFVDFKEIIEPLRLLFKDEVRELGKQLKLPKYMVMRQPFPGPGLAIRIIGEVTEEKLEILREADAIFRDEIEKADLENSMNQYFAALTNMKTVGVMGDGRTYDWAIALRSVTTEDFMTADWTRIPYEVLDRVSSRIVNEVPHVNRVLYDITSKPPSTVEFE, encoded by the coding sequence ATGCAGAATCAAAAGATACTTATTTTAAATTTTGGTGGACAGTACGACCAGTTGATTGCAAGACGTGTCAGGGAATGTAATGTGTATTGTGAAGTAAAGCCTTATACCATGACACTTCAGGAAATTAAAGATTTTAATCCCATAGGAATTATTTTCACGGGTGGTCCGGATAGTGTTTATAAGGAAAATTCCTATCATCCGGCAGAAGGAATCTTCGAACTTAATATTCCGATTCTAGGTATCTGTTATAGCTGCCAGCTTTTGGCTCATCATCTTGGTGGCAAGGTAGTGGCGGCAGGAGAAGATAATGCCAGAGAATATGGCAAGACAATTACTTTCTATGATAATACATGCCTTTTGTTTGAGGATTTACCGGAAGAAGGTGTCTCCTGGATGAGTCATGGAGATTATATGGAAAAGGTGCCCAAGGGCTTTAAGCTGACCGCTCATAGCGAAAAGTGTCCAAATGTAGCAATTTGTGATGAAGACAGAATGTTTTATGGAGTGCAGTTTCATCCGGAAGTAAATCATACTGCAAATGGCAAAAAAATGATTCGTAATTTCTTATACAAGGTATGTAATGCAGTTGGTGATTGGACAATGGAAGGATACATGCATCGTTGTGTTGAAGAAATCCGTCAGAAGGTCGGTACCGGGCAAGTGCTTCTGGCCCTTTCCGGAGGCGTGGATTCTTCTGTTTGTGCAGCACTTTTTGCAGAGGCAATTGGTAAGCAGCTGACTTGTGTGTTTGTGGACCATGGCCTGCTTCGTAAAAAGGAAGGCGATGAGGTAGAAGCAGCATTCAGACGTTGGGATATTCATTTGATTCGTGTGGACGCAAAGGAAAGATTCTTAAATAGGTTAGCAGGAGTTACAGAACCGGAGCAAAAGCGAAAGATAATCGGTGAAGAATTTATTCGAGTGTTTGAAGAGGAAGGAAAGAAAATAGGACAGACAGATTTTCTTGCACAAGGAACCATTTATCCGGATGTCATTGAATCCGGCAAAGAAAATGCAGAAACCATAAAGAGTCATCACAATGTGGGGGGATTGCCGGATTTCGTTGATTTTAAAGAAATTATCGAGCCTTTGAGATTACTGTTTAAGGATGAGGTAAGAGAGCTTGGAAAACAGCTGAAACTACCCAAATATATGGTAATGCGTCAGCCATTTCCGGGTCCCGGACTTGCAATCCGCATTATAGGAGAGGTTACAGAGGAAAAACTGGAGATTCTTAGGGAGGCAGATGCCATTTTCAGGGATGAAATTGAGAAGGCTGACTTGGAAAATTCAATGAATCAGTATTTTGCAGCTTTGACAAATATGAAAACGGTAGGGGTCATGGGAGATGGGCGTACCTATGATTGGGCGATTGCGCTTAGAAGTGTAACGACGGAGGATTTTATGACGGCAGACTGGACAAGGATACCGTATGAAGTGCTGGATAGGGTTTCAAGCCGTATTGTAAATGAAGTTCCACATGTGAATCGTGTTCTCTATGACATTACGAGTAAGCCGCCTTCAACTGTGGAATTCGAGTAA
- a CDS encoding CTP synthase: protein MTKYIFVTGGVVSGLGKGITAASLGRLVKARGLKVAAQKLDPYINVDPGTMSPYQHGEVYVTEDGAETDLDLGHYERFIDEDLNKYSNLTTGKVYWNVLNKERRGEYLGSTVQVIPHITNEIKEFVYRVGKQTDADVVITEIGGTIGDIESQPFLEAVRQIYLEVGSENSLFIHVTLVPYLSGSEEHKSKPTQHSVKELRGMGINPNIIVLRSDRPLEESIFQKIALFCNVKQDCVIENRTLSNLYEAPLMLEESNFSAVVCRELRIKAPKPDLREWEQLVERIRNRHEEVHIGLVGKYVKLHDAYLSVAEAMSHAGYEFNTFVKVHWIDSESITKENIEVIFQGLHGIIVPGGFGNRGIEGMILSAKYARENKLPYFGICLGMQIAVIEYARNVLGLADAHSGEFDEQCVHKVIDFMPGQSEEIDKGGTLRLGSYPCSIKPGTVMEKCYGAERIQERHRHRYEFNNDYREKLQEAGLTISGVSPDGRLVETIEVAENPFYVGVQFHPEFKSRPNQAHPLFKGFIRAALAYSKSERK from the coding sequence ATGACAAAATATATTTTTGTGACCGGAGGGGTTGTTTCCGGTCTGGGAAAAGGAATCACGGCAGCATCCCTTGGGCGATTAGTAAAAGCCAGAGGATTAAAGGTTGCTGCACAGAAGCTTGACCCATATATCAACGTAGATCCGGGTACGATGAGCCCTTATCAGCATGGAGAAGTTTATGTAACAGAGGATGGGGCAGAAACCGATTTGGATTTAGGCCATTATGAGAGATTTATAGATGAAGATCTAAATAAATATTCCAATCTGACTACCGGTAAAGTGTATTGGAATGTACTGAACAAAGAGCGAAGGGGAGAGTATCTTGGCTCTACCGTGCAGGTAATCCCTCATATTACCAATGAAATTAAGGAATTTGTATATCGTGTGGGCAAGCAGACAGACGCAGATGTGGTTATTACCGAGATTGGAGGAACGATTGGAGATATTGAGTCACAGCCCTTTTTAGAGGCGGTCCGACAGATTTATTTGGAAGTGGGCAGTGAAAACAGTCTTTTTATACATGTTACATTGGTACCTTACTTAAGCGGTTCCGAAGAGCATAAGTCAAAGCCTACACAGCATTCGGTAAAGGAACTGCGGGGAATGGGGATTAATCCTAATATTATTGTGCTTCGTTCGGACAGACCATTGGAGGAGTCAATTTTTCAAAAGATAGCATTGTTTTGCAATGTAAAACAGGATTGCGTGATTGAAAACAGAACGTTATCTAATCTGTATGAAGCACCACTGATGTTGGAAGAATCGAATTTTTCAGCAGTCGTATGCAGGGAACTGAGAATAAAAGCACCAAAGCCGGATTTGAGAGAATGGGAGCAGCTGGTAGAGCGTATCAGGAATCGCCATGAGGAAGTGCATATTGGACTGGTTGGAAAATATGTAAAGCTTCATGATGCGTATTTATCCGTGGCGGAAGCAATGAGCCATGCCGGTTATGAATTTAACACTTTTGTAAAGGTGCATTGGATTGATTCAGAGAGTATTACTAAAGAAAACATAGAAGTAATCTTTCAAGGACTTCATGGAATTATTGTGCCCGGTGGATTTGGCAATCGAGGGATTGAGGGTATGATTTTATCTGCCAAGTATGCCAGAGAAAATAAGCTTCCGTATTTCGGTATCTGTTTGGGTATGCAGATTGCAGTAATTGAGTATGCAAGGAATGTATTGGGATTAGCAGATGCACATTCCGGAGAATTTGATGAACAGTGTGTGCATAAGGTGATTGATTTTATGCCGGGACAGAGTGAGGAGATTGATAAAGGAGGCACTTTACGTCTGGGAAGTTATCCATGCAGTATCAAACCGGGAACTGTAATGGAAAAATGCTATGGTGCGGAGAGGATTCAGGAGAGACATCGCCACCGCTATGAGTTTAATAATGATTATCGAGAAAAACTTCAGGAGGCAGGTCTGACAATAAGTGGTGTTTCTCCGGATGGAAGACTGGTAGAAACGATTGAGGTTGCAGAGAATCCTTTTTATGTAGGAGTACAGTTTCATCCGGAATTTAAAAGTCGTCCGAATCAGGCACACCCATTATTCAAAGGATTTATTCGTGCAGCACTAGCGTATTCAAAGAGCGAAAGGAAATAA